CGGGGATCCAGATGGGTGGGTTGGCGTAGACCTGGGTGTCGGCCTTCAGGGCAGTGGAAAGCATCCATAGCGCCGGGAACAGGACCGCCGCGCTGATGGCACACAGCAGGGCGAACGCCATCAGTTTCCAGAAGAGATTCTTCGCGATCGGACCGTTAAACCGGGGCCGCTTGGCGACCGGAGCAGCCGAGCTGGGCAGATTCTGTTGGACAGTCATCAGCGAGCCTCTCCCTCGTAGTACACCCAGCGGCGCGAGACCCAGAACTGCAAGCCCGTCAGCATCAGGGTAATGATCAGGAGCACCCAGGCCATCGCGCTGGCGTAGCCCATCTGGTACTCGCCGAAAGCTTTTTGCCACATGTACAGGCCGTAGAACAACGTTGAGTACGACGGTCCACCCTTACCCCCCTCTGAAACGATCAGTGAGGTCTCCCAGAACTGAAAGGCGGCAGAAATGCCGGTCACCAGTTTGAAGAAAATGGTAGGCGACATCATGGGTACGGTGATGGCCCAGAACTGCTTGACCGGCGAAGCACCGTCGAGCATGGCCGCTTCATACAGGTGCCGGGGAATCCCCTGGAGACCGGCCAGGTAGATGATGTAGCCGCCCGCTGCACCCCACATGCTCATGATGACCAGGGCGGGTTTGGCCCAGGTGGGGTCGGCGAACCACAGCGGAGGGTTGTCCACGCCGATGGCCCTGAGAAAGACGTTGATGGGACCGAAATCAGGATTGAAGACCCACAGCCACAGCAGGAGCACCGCCACACCCGTCAACACTTTGGGAAGAAAGAAGATGGTACGGAAAATGCGTTGTCCGGGAATCTTCTGGTTCAGCAGCACCGCGATCAGGACGCCGGTGAACACACTGAGCGGCACGGCAAACAGGACATAGAAACCGGTGTTGTACAGCGACGTCCAGAACAGGTCGTCATCGAAAAACAGCCGTCGATAGTTGTCCCAGCCGACCCAGGTCGCTTTGGAAGTGATGTCGTAGTTGGTAAAGCTGGCGTACAGCGACCACAGCATCGGGCCTGCCACAAACAGTAGGAAACCGAGAAACCAGGGGGCGATAAACAGATAACCGGTGAGCGCTTCTTTCCGCCGGACCTGGCTCATGCGGGCCATGTGAACCTCCTGAAGGGGGACGGCTGATAGGGATGCAGTGACGACAGGCTCATCGGCAACTGCGGAGCGGCGGCCTTCTTTGCTCTGTCTCGGCCAGGGACGTCAGTACACGGGTGAGTTGCTTAAATATATAAAAAAATTGAAGCTTTTGGTATATGCTCATGGGCAAGGCCAGCGCCCCAACCCATCTTCACCTGACTGCAGAGGAGCCCCCCATGACCACGCTTCCGCTGGAGGCCAACCCACGCCATGTCCTGGCAATTGACATTGGTGGGACCAAACTCGCCGCCGGGATTGTCACCGCGACCGGCGAACTGCTGGACACGGTCCGCACGCCGACCTTTGTCGAGCAAGGCCCGGACAGGATCGTTGAACGGCTGCTTGACCTGAGCCGGACCCTGCTGCAGCGCAGCCGCGCGTCGGTCAGTCGGGTCGGGATCGGGTGCGGTGGTCCCCTGGATACCCGGCGAGGACTGATCCAGAATCCCCCGAACCTGCCTGGCTGGATCGAGTATCCCCTCGTGCGCCGGATTCAGGCTGGCCTGGGGCTCCCAGTGTCCCTGGAGAACGACGCCAATGCTGCGGCCCTGGCCGAGTACCACTTTGGTGCCGGCCAGGGCACCCGGCACATGGTCTACCTGACCATTTCGACCGGCATCGGCGGGGGCCTGATCCTGGACGGTGAACTCTACCGCGGCAAGCACGGCAACGCGGGTGAACTCGGGCACATCCAGGTGCGCTACGACGGGCGGC
The genomic region above belongs to Deinococcus humi and contains:
- a CDS encoding carbohydrate ABC transporter permease; amino-acid sequence: MARMSQVRRKEALTGYLFIAPWFLGFLLFVAGPMLWSLYASFTNYDITSKATWVGWDNYRRLFFDDDLFWTSLYNTGFYVLFAVPLSVFTGVLIAVLLNQKIPGQRIFRTIFFLPKVLTGVAVLLLWLWVFNPDFGPINVFLRAIGVDNPPLWFADPTWAKPALVIMSMWGAAGGYIIYLAGLQGIPRHLYEAAMLDGASPVKQFWAITVPMMSPTIFFKLVTGISAAFQFWETSLIVSEGGKGGPSYSTLFYGLYMWQKAFGEYQMGYASAMAWVLLIITLMLTGLQFWVSRRWVYYEGEAR
- a CDS encoding ROK family protein, translating into MTTLPLEANPRHVLAIDIGGTKLAAGIVTATGELLDTVRTPTFVEQGPDRIVERLLDLSRTLLQRSRASVSRVGIGCGGPLDTRRGLIQNPPNLPGWIEYPLVRRIQAGLGLPVSLENDANAAALAEYHFGAGQGTRHMVYLTISTGIGGGLILDGELYRGKHGNAGELGHIQVRYDGRPCNCGGRGCLEGYASGTNIARRARELAAHHPESLLARLVPSLEDIQAQTVLAALQAGDPVAHALWDETLDMLAAGVASIVHAFDPERVVIGGGISNFADLLFPPLRERVARRSMPALADSVDICPAAFAENVGILGAAAVALREPMEVSL